A single window of Watersipora subatra chromosome 9, tzWatSuba1.1, whole genome shotgun sequence DNA harbors:
- the LOC137405381 gene encoding cellular tumor antigen p53-like isoform X2 produces MQLKYSDMSYHLGSDVTPYFEPLVDRSALLESPQYHTEFTFSNFGGQVPDDRDNMTFTDSANPQHRPPSSLSPSPMSMIPSLQPFGGAYNFQFEFGKQPKDTKSAAWTYSAIMNKLYAQKDLSCPIRFRINADGIAHRLFLRAMPVYTKPEFLQEVVKRCPNHVQAPESANIPHREHFIWCENSGATYVKDRESGRSAVLVPYDAPPAGTPWVTYLFSFKCLNSCVGGPNRRELSIIYTLENANQEVLGRASIDLRICACPGRDRKTEEGKVENQQRSEAAPTPPSSTSNTTNRFLLAAPQVSQPSVMSGSQLVHERELLAMTKRPCLDSSCEVFTLTVKGRRNFELLSKIRDSLEMTEQLVPNNERDRYAEERRYNDAQRHQPMQQRVQQVQAPTRLPQMSSAFNFSSARSVNIKQDVVDSTQHCDGIDSVIPLPARGFDMTDSASTSLTVAEWLQNLSLSAYTDNFHNAGFTSMDQLETEESFTIKDLENMQLTKPTVSLIWKSLQEFRRTSSPQRQKPVVAETVSLPDSQGSSSTTSQGASSSQQLSQNSTVSLASSGSFGRSLLEFTRCSIKLTVTNKKRPADVISATDSSDNERYTSKKHKAMKSMHNTL; encoded by the exons ATGCAACTGAAATACAGTGACATGAGTTACCATTTGGGGTCTGATGTTACACCATATTTTGAGCCTCTCGTTGACCGCTCTGCATTATTGGAATCTCCACAGTACCATACAGAATTTACA TTCAGTAACTTCGGAGGTCAAGTTCCTGATGACAGAGACAACATGACATTTACTGACTCTGCCAATCCACAGCATAGACCTCCTTCCTCACTCAGTCCAAGTCCGATGTCAATGATTCCATCGTT ACAACCCTTTGGTGGAGCTTACAACTTCCAGTTTGAATTTGGCAAGCAGCCCAAAGATACAAAATCGGCTGCATGGACA TATTCGGCAATAATGAACAAGCTCTATGCCCAAAAGGATCTCTCTTGTCCGATAAGATTCAGAATCAACGCCGATGGTATTGCCCACCGCCTCTTCCTACGGGCCATGCCTGTATATACAAAGCCGGAGTTCCTTCAGGAAGTTGTCAAACGGTGCCCAAATCATGTACAGGCTCCAGAGAGTG CTAATATTCCGCATCGTGAACATTTTATCTGGTGCGAGAACAGTGGAGCAACTTATGTTAAAGACAGAGAGAGCGGGCGAAGCGCTGTGCTGGTACCATATGATGCCCCACCAGCAGGCACACCCTGGGTCACCTACCTCTTCTCATTTAAGTGTCTCAATTCATGCGTTGGGGGTCCAAACCGTCGAGAGCTTTCCATTATCTACACTCTTGAAAA TGCTAATCAAGAAGTGTTGGGAAGAGCAAGCATCGACCTCAGAATATGCGCCTGCCCGGGAAGGGACAGAAAGACGGAGGAAGGAAAAGTTGAAAATCAGCAGAGATCGGAAGCGGCGCCCACTCCACCTTCCAGCACTTCAAACACAACAAACAGGTTTCTGTTAGCGGCTCCCCAAGTCTCACAGCCTAGTGTCATGTCTGGCTCACAGCTCG TGCATGAGCGCGAACTTCTTGCTATGACGAAAAGGCCGTGTCTGGATTCTTCATGCGAAGTCTTTACTTTAACCGTAAAAGGCCGTCGAAATTTTGAGCTTCTTTCCAAGATTCGTGATTCTTTAGAGATGACGGAGCAACTCGTCCCAAACAATGAGAGAGATCGATATGCGGAGGAACGGCGTTACAATGA TGCTCAGCGTCATCAGCCCATGCAGCAGCGAGTCCAGCAGGTTCAAGCACCCACCAGACTACCTCAGATGTCCTCCGCTTTCAACTTTTCTTCAGCACGCTCGGTGAACATTAAGCAAGATGTGGTTGACAGCACCCAGCATTGTGATGGCATTGACAGCGTTATTCCACTGCCGGCCAGAGGCTTTGACATGACAGACAGCGCGTCAACGTCACTAACTGTAGCTGA GTGGCTGCAGAACTTATCGTTGAGTGCATATACTGACAATTTTCACAATGCTGGATTCACCTCTATGGACCAGCTCGAGACTGAAGAGAGTTTCACCATCAAG GACCTGGAAAACATGCAGCTCACCAAGCCTACTGTCTCGCTGATATGGAAATCCCTTCAAGAATTCCGACGTACATCAAGTCCGCAAAGGCAAAAACCTGTTGTTGCTGAAACGGTCTCATTACCAGACAGCCAAGGTTCATCTTCCACAACTTCACAAGGGGCATCATCTTCTCAACAGCTTTCACAAAATTCGACTGTTAGTCTTGCCTCGTCCGGTTCATTTGGCCGTTCACTTTTAGAG TTCACCCGGTGCTCCATCAAGCTGACTGTCACAAACAAAAAACGGCCAGCGGATGTCATCTCAGCAACAGACTCATCTGACAACGAGCGCTATACAAGTAAGAAGCACAAGGCGATGAAGAGCATGCACAATACACTGTAG
- the LOC137405381 gene encoding cellular tumor antigen p53-like isoform X3, with translation MCKPGFRVLAAQREVAESTSVGFSNFGGQVPDDRDNMTFTDSANPQHRPPSSLSPSPMSMIPSLQPFGGAYNFQFEFGKQPKDTKSAAWTYSAIMNKLYAQKDLSCPIRFRINADGIAHRLFLRAMPVYTKPEFLQEVVKRCPNHVQAPESANIPHREHFIWCENSGATYVKDRESGRSAVLVPYDAPPAGTPWVTYLFSFKCLNSCVGGPNRRELSIIYTLENANQEVLGRASIDLRICACPGRDRKTEEGKVENQQRSEAAPTPPSSTSNTTNRFLLAAPQVSQPSVMSGSQLVHERELLAMTKRPCLDSSCEVFTLTVKGRRNFELLSKIRDSLEMTEQLVPNNERDRYAEERRYNDAQRHQPMQQRVQQVQAPTRLPQMSSAFNFSSARSVNIKQDVVDSTQHCDGIDSVIPLPARGFDMTDSASTSLTVAEWLQNLSLSAYTDNFHNAGFTSMDQLETEESFTIKDLENMQLTKPTVSLIWKSLQEFRRTSSPQRQKPVVAETVSLPDSQGSSSTTSQGASSSQQLSQNSTVSLASSGSFGRSLLEFTRCSIKLTVTNKKRPADVISATDSSDNERYTSKKHKAMKSMHNTL, from the exons ATGTGCAAACCAGGCTTCAGAGTTTTGGCAGCACAGCGCGAAGTTGCGGAGTCGACTTCAGTTGGG TTCAGTAACTTCGGAGGTCAAGTTCCTGATGACAGAGACAACATGACATTTACTGACTCTGCCAATCCACAGCATAGACCTCCTTCCTCACTCAGTCCAAGTCCGATGTCAATGATTCCATCGTT ACAACCCTTTGGTGGAGCTTACAACTTCCAGTTTGAATTTGGCAAGCAGCCCAAAGATACAAAATCGGCTGCATGGACA TATTCGGCAATAATGAACAAGCTCTATGCCCAAAAGGATCTCTCTTGTCCGATAAGATTCAGAATCAACGCCGATGGTATTGCCCACCGCCTCTTCCTACGGGCCATGCCTGTATATACAAAGCCGGAGTTCCTTCAGGAAGTTGTCAAACGGTGCCCAAATCATGTACAGGCTCCAGAGAGTG CTAATATTCCGCATCGTGAACATTTTATCTGGTGCGAGAACAGTGGAGCAACTTATGTTAAAGACAGAGAGAGCGGGCGAAGCGCTGTGCTGGTACCATATGATGCCCCACCAGCAGGCACACCCTGGGTCACCTACCTCTTCTCATTTAAGTGTCTCAATTCATGCGTTGGGGGTCCAAACCGTCGAGAGCTTTCCATTATCTACACTCTTGAAAA TGCTAATCAAGAAGTGTTGGGAAGAGCAAGCATCGACCTCAGAATATGCGCCTGCCCGGGAAGGGACAGAAAGACGGAGGAAGGAAAAGTTGAAAATCAGCAGAGATCGGAAGCGGCGCCCACTCCACCTTCCAGCACTTCAAACACAACAAACAGGTTTCTGTTAGCGGCTCCCCAAGTCTCACAGCCTAGTGTCATGTCTGGCTCACAGCTCG TGCATGAGCGCGAACTTCTTGCTATGACGAAAAGGCCGTGTCTGGATTCTTCATGCGAAGTCTTTACTTTAACCGTAAAAGGCCGTCGAAATTTTGAGCTTCTTTCCAAGATTCGTGATTCTTTAGAGATGACGGAGCAACTCGTCCCAAACAATGAGAGAGATCGATATGCGGAGGAACGGCGTTACAATGA TGCTCAGCGTCATCAGCCCATGCAGCAGCGAGTCCAGCAGGTTCAAGCACCCACCAGACTACCTCAGATGTCCTCCGCTTTCAACTTTTCTTCAGCACGCTCGGTGAACATTAAGCAAGATGTGGTTGACAGCACCCAGCATTGTGATGGCATTGACAGCGTTATTCCACTGCCGGCCAGAGGCTTTGACATGACAGACAGCGCGTCAACGTCACTAACTGTAGCTGA GTGGCTGCAGAACTTATCGTTGAGTGCATATACTGACAATTTTCACAATGCTGGATTCACCTCTATGGACCAGCTCGAGACTGAAGAGAGTTTCACCATCAAG GACCTGGAAAACATGCAGCTCACCAAGCCTACTGTCTCGCTGATATGGAAATCCCTTCAAGAATTCCGACGTACATCAAGTCCGCAAAGGCAAAAACCTGTTGTTGCTGAAACGGTCTCATTACCAGACAGCCAAGGTTCATCTTCCACAACTTCACAAGGGGCATCATCTTCTCAACAGCTTTCACAAAATTCGACTGTTAGTCTTGCCTCGTCCGGTTCATTTGGCCGTTCACTTTTAGAG TTCACCCGGTGCTCCATCAAGCTGACTGTCACAAACAAAAAACGGCCAGCGGATGTCATCTCAGCAACAGACTCATCTGACAACGAGCGCTATACAAGTAAGAAGCACAAGGCGATGAAGAGCATGCACAATACACTGTAG